The DNA segment CCTTCGCAGGTCTATAATCACTGAACTTTTCCCTTGCTCTTCTATTATTGCTTCAATAGCTTTAACGCTCTCTTCTGCATCATTTATCGAGCATTCGCCTATCACTCGTATAACAATCGTGGGTATCGTTTCATCGAAGTAAATAATGTGCTTCATGTTGATTGTCTCCTCGTCCTTATCCTTGTAAAAAGATGTATCTAATTTAGACATAGAGTGTATTATCTAAAGCAATTTTCGTGCCATAAACTCAAAAAATAAGCGGCGCTAAGTTGAAGCTTAAGCGCATCCTCATGCATCTGGATTATTCGCAATAAGAAAACCTCTTCTCATTAAGAAGAAGGATTTAGCTATCTTGTAAAAATTGTTGCTGCCGTCACTTACGGCAGCAACAATAGGTATGGAAGTGGGAGGAGGGCGTAAATTGTTTGTATGGCGGGTTCATCTTTCCAGCCATCATGTATAAATAAGCAATTCTTGTGCCATTTTACCGTATCCTTTATGTGACACAATTGCTGAGCTTGTGAATCGCGAGAAGTGTATTTGATGGACTAAAATCCTTCTTTTTAAGTGGAGGACTCTTCTTTATGAGAACAGTTTCTAAAAGAGATTAAGCCTGCGCAACATTCGGTAGAAGACAGACGAACTCAAACCAAGGATTCTTGAAACTTCTGATTTGTTCCCCTTGTATTTCTCTAAAAGCTTTTCGACATAGATTCTTTCGTAACGGTTACGGAAATCCTCAAGATTAAGCTCCTCACCGCCAAAGCCATTATTGAAAGCTCCTGCTCTATCGCCCAGAGCGCTCTCGGCTGCGGGCTTGATGCCTTGAGGAAGATGCGCGATTTCGATTTCTCCGTTGTCGTGGGCTGAAAGGGCGGCCATCTCGACAACATATCGAAGCTCGCGAACATTGCCGGGCCATTCATACGTCATCAATCTCTTAATCGCTTCATCCGATAAGCGGATATTTTTGCCTGTTTTGTTGTTGACGCTTGCGAGGAAGAAATCCGTAAGCAGGGGTACGTCGGCAGGTCTTTCTCGCAGGGGCGGCAGTTGAATGGCCAGACCTTTGAGTCTGAAGTACAGGTCGGTGCGGAATTCTCCTGTGGCGGAAGCTTTTGATATATCTTTGTTGGTCGCCGCGATGATTCTCACATCCGTATGAATCTCCCTTACAGCGCCTACGGGTCTGAATATGCCGTATTCGATTACCCTCAAAAGAGCAGCCTGATTCGGCTGTGAAAGCTCGCCTATTTCGTCAAGGAATATCGAACCACGGTCCGCGACCTCAAACAGACCTGCCTTTTTTTGCACCGCGCCAGTGAATGCGCCTTTTTCGTGCCCAAAAAGCTCCGAAGCTATGAGTTCTTCCCTGAGGGAGGAGCCGTCAACTATCACAAAGGGATAGGTGGAGCGCATGCTTCGGGCATGGATGGCATGCGCGACAAGCTCCTTTCCCGTTCCGCTTTCACCTGTTATTAAAACCGGAATATCTGTGGAAGCGGCCTTGTGGATGAAGTCGAATACTTCCTGCATCCTTTTGCTCTCGCCTATAATCGGACCAAGCTTCTTCGCGCGCGCGAGTTCGCCGCCCATTGCGATATTCTGGCGCTCGAGTCTTGCCTTGTCTGCCGCCCTCCTGATAACCCGATAGAAATTCTCGACATCGAGCGGCTTTAGTAGGAAATCGAATGCGCCGTATTTCATTGCATCTACTGCAGTTTGAACAGTCGCGTGTCCGGAAAGCATCATGACCTGGAGAGTGGGTCGCTCGCGTGTAAGCCTTTTTAATAAAGACAAACCGTCCATTCCCGGCATCCTGATATCAAGAACTACAACATCAAAGAAATTCGATTCCAGAATGGAAACCGCCTGGCCCGCGTCTGCCGCGGTCATTACCTCGCATCCTCTCATCTCCAGATTATCTCTGGCCATTGTAAGAAAAGGCTTTTCGTCATCCACCAAAAGTATTCTTATCTTCTCGAGAGAGTTGCTGTTACCCATCCCTCTCCTTTAGTCGAATTTGACCATCTTCCGAGGGAATTTCGATTACAAAGGTCGCGCCCTTCTCGTCCGTATCCTCAAGCCATATTCTGCCTCCGAATCTTTCCAGAAGCATGGCGCTTATCGACAGTCCGAGTCCGCTTCCCCTTTCGGAGTATTTTGTAGTATAAAGCGGTTCGAATATCTCCTCCCTTATATCTTCAGGTATTCCTGGACCGGTATCACTCAAGACAATTCTTATCGTTCCTGAAGCAGTAGATTTACCGACAACAGTAAGCTTACCTGAGTCTTTCATCGCCTCGAATGAGTTCTGTGCGACATTGATTATTACTTCTTCCAATGCAACAGGATCAGCCCAGGCGTTCGGGAGATAGGGATCCAAAAGCACTTCGAGCTCTATTCCTTCAGGATGCATCTGATCGACGAGGAAATCGAGGGCCTTATGAACAACAAGGTTAACGTCAAAAGACTGTATTTCTGATCTTTTCGTCTGAGCGAATGCAAGAAGGCCTGCAACAACATCGCGTGATCTTTCAATCTGCCCTTCAAGGGCATCAAGGTAGGCAAGAGATTTTTCCCTTGTTTGCTCGTCCAGCTCATCATGCTTCTCAAGAAGATTCTTAAGAGCGCTGGATGC comes from the bacterium genome and includes:
- a CDS encoding sigma-54-dependent Fis family transcriptional regulator is translated as MGNSNSLEKIRILLVDDEKPFLTMARDNLEMRGCEVMTAADAGQAVSILESNFFDVVVLDIRMPGMDGLSLLKRLTRERPTLQVMMLSGHATVQTAVDAMKYGAFDFLLKPLDVENFYRVIRRAADKARLERQNIAMGGELARAKKLGPIIGESKRMQEVFDFIHKAASTDIPVLITGESGTGKELVAHAIHARSMRSTYPFVIVDGSSLREELIASELFGHEKGAFTGAVQKKAGLFEVADRGSIFLDEIGELSQPNQAALLRVIEYGIFRPVGAVREIHTDVRIIAATNKDISKASATGEFRTDLYFRLKGLAIQLPPLRERPADVPLLTDFFLASVNNKTGKNIRLSDEAIKRLMTYEWPGNVRELRYVVEMAALSAHDNGEIEIAHLPQGIKPAAESALGDRAGAFNNGFGGEELNLEDFRNRYERIYVEKLLEKYKGNKSEVSRILGLSSSVFYRMLRRLNLF